One region of Danio rerio strain Tuebingen ecotype United States chromosome 5, GRCz12tu, whole genome shotgun sequence genomic DNA includes:
- the zgc:158260 gene encoding uncharacterized protein LOC571389 (The RefSeq protein has 3 substitutions compared to this genomic sequence) has protein sequence MENFKFPRFREHHKPKYIRDLRQKQQLSGSLDSHRWCFLSPGLDDFRDHYPTVYKVPFTQCKCALSPVVFGLLNHACSVKLQRKKLSKNQVCYSKQNLQSQTQREFIDAVEHKLKQHPLALYPHLESGMIPELFEQVLSVLDPDMCMKGELSLTKKTEKHLEDRRAKCEVSTQEILKRSTSIKSPKDESKDTRARNAYKWQELKEIDKEYQTANAKQSQEDKQMFVKFFCEWITSLGGETSDLRESTILDLFKSDYEKKTTLTLPINKIAHQPSGKCHSSVKEHFKDHCVKELTEAYKPKILKTAYDSPKALADVKRNLHFEPSKQNKELKQIHGIHAFREFIINKGVRMPRVISDNIGSPYSS, from the exons GTTTAGGGAACATCATAAGCCTAAATACATCAGGGATCTAAAACAAAAGCAACAGTTATCTGGATCATTAGACAGTCACAGATGGTGTTTTCTGTCACCAGGCCTGGATGATTTTAGAGATCATTACCCGACAGTCTATAAAGTGCCATTTACCCAGTGTAAATGTGCTCTGTCCCCTGTGGTCTTCGGTCTGCTGAATCATGCTTGTTCAGTGAAGCTCCAGCGAAAGAAACTGAGTAAAAATCAAGTGTGTTACTCAAAGCAAAATCTCCAGAGTCAGACTCAGCGTGAGTTCATCGATGCCGTCGAGCACAAACTCAAGCAACACCCACTGGCTCTGTATCCACACCTGGAGAGTGGGATGATACCAGAG TTATTTGAACAGGTTTTGTCTGTCCTGGATCCTGATATGTGCATGAAGGGAGAGTTGTCCTTAACCAAGAAAACAGAGAAACATCTAGAAGAAAGGAGAGCAAAATGTGAAGTCTCAACTCAGGAGATTTTAAAACGATCCACCAGCATCAA ATCCCCAAAGGATGAAAGTAAAGACACCAGAGCAAGAAATGCATATAAATGGCAGGAACTCAAAGAAATAGACAAAGAATATCAGACAGCAAATGCTAAACAATCACAAGAAGACAAGCAAATGTTTGTTAAGTTCTTCTGTGAATGGATTACTTCACTG GGCGGTGAGACAAGTGATCTGAGAGAGTCAACCATCTTGAACCTTTTTAAGAGTGACTATGAGAAGAAAACCACCTTGACTTTACCCATTAACAAAATTGCTCACCAACCTTCAGGAAAGTGCCACAGTTCTGTAAAAGAACACTTTAAAGACCACTGCGTCAAAGAGCTGACAGAG GCCTATAAACCCAAAATACTAAAGACTGCTTATGATTCTCCAAAAGCTCTGGCAGATGTCAAAAGGAATCTACACTTTGAGCCAAGCAAGCAG AACAAGGAGCTGAAGCAGATTCATGGCATTCATGCATTCAGAGAGTTTATTATCAACAAAGGAGTGAGAATGCCAAGGGTAATATCAGATAACATTGGATCTCCATATTCCTCTTAA
- the zgc:158260 gene encoding protein FAM47E isoform X1, translated as MIPELFEQVLSVLDPDMCMKGELSLTKKTEKHLEERRAKCEVSTQEILKRSTSIKSPKDESKDTRARNAYKWQELKEIDKEYQTANAKQSQEDKQMFVKFFCEWITSLGGETSDLRESTILNLFKSDYEKKTTLTLPINKIAHQPSGKCHSSVKEHFKDHCVKELTEAYKPKILKTAYDSPKALADVKRNLHFEPSKQNKELKQIHGIHAFREFIINKGVRMPRVISDNIGSPYSS; from the exons ATGATACCAGAG TTATTTGAACAGGTTTTGTCTGTCCTGGATCCTGATATGTGCATGAAGGGAGAGTTGTCCTTAACCAAGAAAACAGAGAAACATCTAGAAGAAAGGAGAGCAAAATGTGAAGTCTCAACTCAGGAGATTTTAAAACGATCCACCAGCATCAA ATCCCCAAAGGATGAAAGTAAAGACACCAGAGCAAGAAATGCATATAAATGGCAGGAACTCAAAGAAATAGACAAAGAATATCAGACAGCAAATGCTAAACAATCACAAGAAGACAAGCAAATGTTTGTTAAGTTCTTCTGTGAATGGATTACTTCACTG GGCGGTGAGACAAGTGATCTGAGAGAGTCAACCATCTTGAACCTTTTTAAGAGTGACTATGAGAAGAAAACCACCTTGACTTTACCCATTAACAAAATTGCTCACCAACCTTCAGGAAAGTGCCACAGTTCTGTAAAAGAACACTTTAAAGACCACTGCGTCAAAGAGCTGACAGAG GCCTATAAACCCAAAATACTAAAGACTGCTTATGATTCTCCAAAAGCTCTGGCAGATGTCAAAAGGAATCTACACTTTGAGCCAAGCAAGCAG AACAAGGAGCTGAAGCAGATTCATGGCATTCATGCATTCAGAGAGTTTATTATCAACAAAGGAGTGAGAATGCCAAGGGTAATATCAGATAACATTGGATCTCCATATTCCTCTTAA